CTGCCTGTAAATAGGGTCCTTGTATATCTATTTTTTAAGTGTGCGTAGAATTGGAAGGATAAAAGCTCAAGATTTGCACTGGGCAGAAGAACCATGTCGCAGTAccacctcctaccactttagtacTGCTTTCATTAAAcaatacttttcctttttatacaAGTTTAATCTCATTTATGACTTAATCATGAACGTGAGGTGGTTCTGTCTTTATTGTAGTAGTTCTGTCTGTTGAACTTATAAACATTATGTATTTCATTTGTAATTATTACTTAACACCCctcccattaaaaaaaataaaatgggtttTGAGTTTACAGTAAATTTTATTCTTTAGGTGGGtctggttgtttgtttttttgtttgtcaaaaattaatattttctaCTGTTCTCATTTTCTGTTTTAGGTCTTTTATGGTGTACATTGCCACGAATTACATGACTACATCTGATGACTCTTTGGCAATAAAAAGGACATTTTCTACTTGttggtgattttttatttttttttgtgtttgcagTACTCGATTCTTTTCTGAAATGCTGAGCAGAAAACTCCGTCATTGTAGAGTGAATCGAGTAAACTTGCTGCTCTTTATGGCTCTCACTGCGGTGACGCTTACATTGGTTAAGAATCACAACAAAACGCTATTTTATAGCAGCAGAAACTTGGAGCTTATAGGAGAGAATCCCAATGTTCATGTGAACTGCACTAAGATCATTAGAGGAGACGTTGAGGAAATCCAGAATGCCAAATTAAATTTGATCACCGTCAATTACAAGAGCCAACTAAGTCGGCTGACTGAAAAGGACTACATGAACATGACAAAAGACTGTTACTCTTTCACCAAAGAccgcaaatatattttatatccacTCAGCAAAGAGGAGAGTGACTTCCCTATAGCTTATTCAATAGTGATTCATCATAAAATTGACATGCTGGAAAGACTTTTGCGCTCTATATATATGCCTCAAAATTACTATTGCATCCATGTTGACAAAAAGTCATCGGAATCGTTTCTGTCTGCAGTGAAGGCAATTGCATcttgttttgaaaatgtttttatagCCTCCCAATTGGAAAATGTAGTGTATGCATCGTGGACACGCGTGCAGGCTGACCTCAATTGCATGAAAGATCTCAACCATGCCAATGCCCGCTGGAAATACTTAATAAACCTTTGTGGCATGGACTTTCCAATAAAAACCAACAGAGAAATGGTACAAATGTTAAAAGCATTGAAGGGTGAGAACAGCCTAGAGACAGAAAAGATGCCGGCACACAAAGAAACCAGGTGGCGGAAACACTATGAAATATCGGGTAGCGGTATTCAGAAAACGGATATAGACAAAATGCCACCACCCTTTCAGATCCCAGTGTTTTCTGGCAGTGCTTATTTTGTTCTCAGCAGAGCACTTGTCAACTACGTCTTGACAAATGACAAAATTAGAACATTTCTGGAATGGTCCAAAGACACTTTTAGTCCAGATGAATTTTTATGGGCCACATTACATAGAATACCAAAAGTGCCGGGCTCAGTCCCAGCCAATAGTAAATATGATGTTTCTGATATGAACTCGATAGCCAGGTTTGTGAAGTGGCAGTATTTGGAAGGAGATGTGTCAAACGGTGCACCATATCCACCGTGCAGCGGAGCCCATGTCCGCTCAGTTTGTGTTTTTGGTGCTGGTGACTTGCAGTTTATGTTGGGGAAGCACCACTTGTTTGCAAACAAATTTGACATGGATGTTGATCCCATTGCCATTCAGTGCCTGGAAGAACATTTGAGACACAAGGCCTTGTATACAGAAAGGCATGGGTGAGGGTGAACTCTGTACTGTGTGGTTACTGAAACCATCACCTGCAAATATTCAGCAGTGTACAGTATTTAATTGCTGTGAGACACAAGTATCATGAGAGAATCTATCACAGACAAATATGGTACAAGTTAGGGCTGCTTGTTTAACTATAGTTGTGGAAACTATGTATGATTTTCAATTCAACTCTGTAGgaggtgcagtgcaataaaatcCCAGCTGTATTATCGCATTTAAATgtcatattttgtttatttatagttGTGACTTGTTTTAGTTTAGATACTTTGGTTAGATCAGTTGAGATTAAAATTCAGCATCTCTTGCAGATTAGGTGATTAGGATTTGAACAAATGTAAATTGCCTCTCAAATTTCTGCAAACAATGTATCTTTTTCCATtatcaaaagaagaaaaaatgttttgttttgttttttaaattattattattggggttttttttatataattttttttagaatccGTGTATACAGGCCTTGGGCCACACTAGCAGCAATATTGCCTTGTGTTCAATGAGACCATATTCAATCTGTCAGGTCAACTGTGTCTGTAGCCTTCACCcgattttattaaaaacatttagaAAATATGAATTTAAATTGATCTCTTCAAGAGGTTGTTAGTAAAACAAGTACTTTGTGACAAACATTCACCCTTTTCACATTTGTGTTTTCCAAGCTACGTAATATATTGTGTTTGGTTGTTGGataaacatgttttatatagtctgtaatttaataatttatttataggcATTGGTAGAAGTGAGAAAGCTATTAAAACTTAAAATTAagatctattattttttttcctagcttaaattgtatttaaaatgtcattcagcatttatatttattttttcctgatACCAAATTCCTTTTTAACCATTCCAATAATTTAACAAGCcaatttgttttttctctttcgACGAAGGTTCATGTGACAGATGATCATGCAGATTGATATCCTCAGGGCATCTGGTGTAAAGTACCTATGCAATGGTTGTATGATGCATAGTCTTTATTTTTCTACATAATTAAATCAAACTCCTTTTATTTTTCTGAATTAAATGACTGAAATAGTAGTATGTGATAGACATTGGTAgtaatgatttgaataataaagcaATGAAATATCTAACTTATATGTAGTGTTACTAGATTTCTTTACACAATAACCACCAGAACTTTTTTGCATTACCCATAATCTACTCTTATTAATTAGTCCTGTCGTCCTATACAAAGAACCACTTAATATGCTTTATATGAGGACACAATACAATTCACACATATTAGTGTAAAGATCAGGCTGTGAATGTATGTGTGGTTGCAGTTTAATATGGGATAGAATTCTATGAAAAAGTGTTATTTTCTCATTATTTGTAAACCTTAGTATTGTGATACCTACACTCTCCTCAAAGCTATTGGTTGCTATGATTTACAATAATAATTTTGCTGTTTgcacattttttataatttgtagAATGTCACACATCGGAGTCCGGCTATTACTTTTCAAACTTGCTGTCCACTCCAGGCACAGAACCTTGTGCCATAACAATACTTTGTCCAATAGAAGGCACATGGCTCTTTAAGTGCTCTGAAGTTGTGATTATGTATTCTGACACGAGACCTTATTTATTAGCTCAGTGTACATGCCTGTGCCAGAGTGTTAGGCTCCAAACCTTTACTCCAGTGTTCCAGTACTTCTAGTGACTAATCCCTTTGAATTATGACATGCCTTGTGCCTGCCGTTTTGTACAatttatgctcctgtttgttgcTGAAccggcttgttctgacactccttcTGTTTGCTGATATGGGACACTGCAGTCTGTTTAAGTACCAGTTCAGAATACGTTGATCAGTCTCTTGTTACAGTTTAATATCAGCTCGTCACGCCCGAAGGCAATGCAAAGGGCCGCGACCTGAGAACCtacctgcagcaaagcccaaacctccttgcggaggtcAAAGGGCCGCAACCTGAGAACCtacctgcagcaaagcccaaacctccttgcgggcgTCCCTGACAAACTGGGAGTGTCAGTCAGTCCCACTTCATACcacattaaaatgtaactttgctcattttgttaatatatattataatatttgttttacacacatatatatatatatatatatatatagccctccctcatgTTCTCGTCTGTCATTTTGCAACAGACAGCATTGGGGAAGGTTTcatctgcagtgctctgctctgaaaaatcCTATTTAAACTAGACTACAGCAAGGGGCAGAGTTAAGAATAGAAAAGCTGTGATTATAATTTATTCTGCAGTTTAGTTCTCCAGAGATTAGTGCAGTAGAATATTTTGCAGATCAATATTtccatttttgacattcagtgagCGCACGTGGAACATTGCagtgacttaaaaaaaaataaaaaaaaatgaatctgtcatgccaccaactgaagcatgcacattagataaattaaacaaaaaaaaaacctgtagtgtaggGAGTGTaaatgcaagagataaaaattttGAAACACTAACagacacactaaatttggaacgttagacagcatgcattgtgtagagtgaagaggcagtaggAAGCAGAGTTCATTAAATAGACagcggcatcagtagatattcAGACAAGTCGAaaaatacccaattgtaaagtgttatgtAATTTGCTAgtgctagatacacacacacgcgcacacacacacacacacacacacaagtcccCTTGCTTAATTCACATGGTCATATGGCACGTTACTgttcagccagatctaccttactagtaacaaaaaaaaccacttctaattaaaacaaggtatttgacaGCTCCCCTCTTGGTctccgatgaatgctctgcccatcgaatgcatagtactagtctaaaaaaaaaatagaatcggTGCCTCTGCCTGcttctgtagtgtgtgtgtgtgtgtgtgtgtgtgtgtgtatatgtatgtataattatcTAGATCCTATATTTCCTGCTGAAGGGTTGTCATTTGTtaatgtcagatttttttttttgctttcttttgtgcGAATCTTGCTCATATTTTGTAACTAGCTAATGTCCAGTTGGAGATCAAAATGTCAATTTCAATTCATCCTTTTGGCAAAGCTCCAGTGTAGAAAAGTTCCAGTTTCTTTGATATTTGTTTGATCAAATGGGGGTTGGGTATATACTCTTTATGGGCTAACCTCTCCCCTTGTATTTGGAGGCTCCCTCCTTATGGGGAGTTCTGAAAAATTAGTCCCTCGGGGGAGGTTTTGGCCAACCCTGTGTTAAAGGGGACTGCAccgttcagataggccaataggtGGCCTCCCCACAGAagtatgtataactgacattTATGCAGATTTGATTGCCAAAAACATGTGttttgacaagacaatgcaattgaaagtccacattctgagaaatgaagaggacagaatttgggacagacaaagaatacatgtatagatggagatatgatgactGACGATTTACACGATGTGATGTAGAGAACTGTATAAAttggttaatttttattttaatcggAGAAAGAAAATGCAACAATGgcagttacaaaatccttcattaagacagctcgctgcagactttggatGAAATTGATGAcattttggacagttgtgaagtgaTAATTGGAAAATAAACTAAATcactgttaatgctataaatagaaatataggagcaaaacagctcaaaatcacataattttacctattttttacaattttaaaataaattcagatctaaaaccaaaactttTCATAATTTTTGGGCAAAAGCAAAACACGATGAAGTTTAAGAAccataaataaaaccaaaacatgggtgtCGGCACACATCTCTATTAGTTATATAATTTGACACTGCTTAGCAGACCAAAATAAGAAAGGGGTGTTTTCTATGGAGTGAGCAAACTTCATTTTACCTGTGTATCTGTTTTCTGTTTCAAAATGATGGGACCCCTAGTAATTTTTGAAATAAAGCCATTTGCATCGCCACCAATGGCCCTTATTCACAAaggaatgtgcattttttttagtgtttGTGCCCATATAGGTCCACCCTGCACAAGTGAAAGTTGAAAATGCACCTTCTCCTTCTTTATAGCTTTTGCAAAATTTCACTCTGCaaattgaaattacattttttgctcTTCTCCAAAAAACTAGATGCATCGGTGCACATATTCTGCACTTTGCAGGGTTTTTGGCTGCAGCTCGGCAATTTAGCACACACAAATGTCTATTTTTACCAATGTTGTAAGTTAATTGGTGCTACACCACTAAAAATATTCAACCTACTTCCATTTTAGGACCATCACTTccatcattttttatttcctataaTACTGGTCAGCTTAGCATGATTTATCTGTTGGGGAACCTCAGGACTCTTAATTACATGTTTGTTTTATATGCCTGAATGGTTGAAATGCTCTAAAAACTTTATCTGGCATGATCATGTGCAAActcttttgtttcattttttttatttttatttattattattattatttttgaatagTAAAAGCTgatgtatttcttttctttttggatCACATCTTCCGATATATGTTAatggtatgatttttttttttttttctgaatttatcCTGATAATTCTTAGTTGTTGGCCAAACGTTTCCATTGTACTACACTTCCTTCCAATAAAGAATAGGGGATATTTTGTTTCCATTTTCataatgtctgttttttaaaatgttcacatcaacttctttaatgtattttagtAATCACTTTCCTAGGAAGAGCTTGCTTGTGTACTTAGAGTACACAATCAAGAATTGTCATTGTAGCAGTATTCTTATTATTAtcctcctttatttatagggcgccacaaatgTTCCGCAGCTCCATACAGAACGCAtacaacaaaacagtacatggTAAAACAGGATAATACAGCACACAACAACAATACAAGTCTCAGCACAGCTAATAATGGCTGAAACCTGTGCACATAAAAGTGGGGGTGCGACTAACCGGATCAGAGCCACTGATAGAGGTATATTCTTACTGCAACAGTAATTAAAGGAGTAGTTGTAGTCTTCTACTCATAATCATCATATAAAGCTTTACAAAATAATCTTCCGTCCCCTCCAAACAATTAAAATATCTATATAGCATTGGAGGGATgagttttattttgtgtgtgtttttcagtcatatgggaataaatatatttttaggatGTCATACTAGGAAAAAGTGCTCAAAgctattatttttacatttgaaacAGAATGTATATATCATATTTAACCAAATTGGCAACGAGACTATTAGAGGCTGAGACCACTGACTGACCCTTATGACAGTGAGTACATATTTCTGCATGTACCCAACGATACATGTCTCTCAATGTGCATATATATTTGTGTCCACAATTTCAACGTGCACATTCAACAGACggcctaggctaatacaccggttGACGCCACCCCCAGAACATCTGCCCGCCACCCATTTATAACCTGTGGTTAAAGTGGAAATTCAGTAAAGTTGTACAATGAAGACAgtggaagtggtggtatggccactgtgcgtgtgtatgtgtatatatgtgtatgtgtgtgtatatatatatatatatatatatatatatatatatatatatatatatatatatatatatatatatatatatatatatatatatatatatatatatatatatacacatcacacacaaaattgtaaaatataaattactacataaaatacaattaattctgcaagcatattaaaatatcattacaGTAAGATTCCGCAGTGAAATTTTGACAAATTGCTCCGTTCtcccttacctgatcttgcagcgtagactacttgatgttttttcttgcttgttcttggagcgttgttgctagttggctggattctggaaacttggagtcctgtattgaaaatgtgcaaaacttttattatagtgaaaaatgttaacaaaccctcaatgatacaaacacaacactccattatgaccaaataaaacaaccccctagtacaggcacatatagacaattaaaatatataaaaattatttatattcatatactaacatctaccagccccatctgtcaAGTATTTAACATTCTAGTGAGTGACCGCTGagactacagagagcatccacgtcacagccacacaatacagagaacatgtcccccacaagctatttcatcacctacccCAGCCATTTTTGTAAACCCTCACCAGAAAGTTTGACACCCCATCCATATCTTCACCCACCCCCCCCAGCCAATTAATCACCTCACTTTAACCAATCCATTAACCCTCCATAGCCAATCCATTAACACCCACCCACGCTAGCTAATTAATCAACAGTTGCTGGTaactcagaacccccccccccctaggtaAATTCATCAATCTGTTGCAGCCAATAcatcgctccccccccccccccacacacacaattcttcaacccactgcagtcaattcattaacccccccagggCAAATTGATCAGCCCATTACAAGCAATGCattacaccccccctccccaatcaTCAACCTACTGCAGGAAGTTAattaacccccacccccccccgcccccacaaAACCATCAACCCATTACAGGCAACTCATTAcccaacccctcccccccaggCAGTTCTTCAAAACCATTGCTGCCGATTCATTAACCGCCTCCCCACACCAGTAATCCTACCCCCCCTCCTCAGTCGCCACCTGTATCACATCCTCCTCCATTATATTATACACAAAACGTACCTGGCTGTCTTCCGCTCCTCCTCTCTGCAGACGCCGGCACTTCTGTcttctgacaggcagctaacagtaaatctgaggatgttagctgccctgccagtgcgggcgcgctgtcactgcttagtgtggtcacgtgagatgtgataatctcacgtgaccacactaagcagtgacagCGCGACCGCTCCGGCAGGgcagctaacatcctcggatTTACTGTTAGCTGTCTGCCTGCCTCCTAATTGGATCCGTTGACAGGTGGGACCGCCCCCCCTTCAGACTAAGGGGCGGCCCCGAGATTGAAGCAAGAAGGCGCCGAtcggtaatttaaaaaaaaaaattaaaatatgaaaacgAATATTATTGTGCCCGGCACTGCGCCCCCCAGggcccagcgccccaggctgcagcctggtcagcctattggctgatcaggccctggaatTAGTGATGGGAATGGATTACTTACACTGGCACGAACTGTATAATTTCACcaaggatttaaaaaaataaaataacattccaACAATGGGCCTTGATGTTATTTAAAAGTGTACACCATTCAAGGCAAAGTGCAAAATCTCCCTTTGTGTCATATTCCTGGATTTCTGGTAAACTCAATTGGTGCAACGTCATTTATTGAGGATCAAAAGTTTGCACAGATGTTGGGATGAGCATTCGTGCTTTTAGCAAGGGGCTTTTTTTCCACTACGAATGGGCACATTTGTTAGTCCTGTGCTGATAGTCTGGGGCTGTGTTGcattataactagggatgtgcaccggcgacttttggtgtctcgtgttttggattcagattttcgtgatgttttgggtttcgcaaaacacctgccgaaaggttttggttcggatttaaggttttggattcggattttttttgaaaaaagcataaaaagttcaaaaatcaagtttttgggcttattttcactcctacgctattattacccTAAATAACATTccataacaagcatttccactaatttacagtgtattctgaacacctcacaatatagttattagtccaaaacgttgcaacgaggtatctttctggactgcgtagtggagtggtccccacaatataataagaaaaccatcaactggtctgaatcgcaccgaataatgtacctggactggctagaggagtggtcaccacaatataattaaaaaaccctccacgggtctgaattccaaaaaaaaaaattctggactgcgtagtggggtggccccggtacacaattctttaccggggccacaatattattaaaaaaccatccacgggtctgaattccacccaaaaagtttatggactgcgtagtgtagtgttccccacaatattatttaaaaagtttgcagtaacagtcaacgttgtttaatatctgatacacctctatctggactgcatagtggagtggccccggtactaaatttggcaccggggccacaatacctccgccttcaaatggtctgaattgcactgcacagctgcctgctcctacatcctctgcagcatatacatggtgtagttccagcgtgtcaatacctcttgttttcaacgatgacaggtcatttggataaattttggttttggcagcaacagtcaacgttttttaatatctgataagcCTCTATcaggactgcgtagtggagtggccccggtacccaatttggtaccggggccacaatacctcctccaacgatggtacagagcattcatcattgagatcccatcaagtatgttaaagacagacagggtagaagtgttattggttggctttgtaaaccaaaaaactgtccctgttgcacatagtcgtgcaatgaagagtgactttttcatttaaaggctccatctttcaagtgtagtgtttgtaagtcctattatacttttggtaaaatttgtttaatttgttcctctttatggtaactactaatagaattaaagtattaaatagaattaaagtattaaatagagtggtatagagtggtagtgtggtatagagtggtccccacaatataataataaaaccctcaactggtctgaattccaccaaacaagtatctggactgcgtagtggggtggccccggtacccaatttgataccggggccacaataaaataaatacaccctcaactggtcagattTCCACCAAaccagtatctggactgcgtagtggggtggccctggtacccaatttgataccacggccacaataaaataaatacaccctcaactggtcagaattccaccaaacaagtatctggactgcgtagtggggtggtcccagtacccaatttgataccgggccacaataaaataaatacaccctcaactggtcagaattccaccaaacaagtatctggactgcgtagtggggtggctccggtacccaatttgataccgggccacaatacctcctccaagttccaagtgtagtgtttataacatcttaacactacactaattctagcacgtcaaaacctcttgttttaaataatgacagggcatttaacttttttgatttaatttattgaatttgttggcattttcttttactttttgaacatggcaaacgactgttgaatggtcacataatgccaaaaaaagagttgcaatatggaattgtccttgggccctcccacccacccttatgttgctgaaataggacatgcacactttaacaaaccaatcatttcagcgacagggcctaccaaacaactgtggctgaaatgattggtttgtttgggcccccacaccaaaaacacaattcatctctccctgtacaaactaaacaggctctactgaggaaagatgtcgtcctcatcttcaacctctgattcctcatcccctacagtgtgtacttcctcctcctcacacattatcaatttgtccccgctggactccacaaccacaggtccctctgtactatctggagggcagtgctgtacttcattgaggaattgattattcatttttataaacatcattttttcaatgttgtgaggaagcaacctccttctccgctcactgaccaggttccccgctgcactaaaaactctttccgagtacacactggaggggggacaactcaggtacaatagagccagtttgtacaggggcttccaaactgcctttttttcctgccagtaacaatatggactgtctgacatgtctatttggatggtgtcagcaaaataatcctccaccattttttcaattgtgacagcatccaatgcagcgacagtagacatgtctgcaatggttggcaggtccttcagtccggaccagatgttatcagcatccccgtcagcggctcttttaggaaaactgcgCTTtatcctcgcagccatagatgtggaagaaaatgagggtggagctgttggcatgtcacggtcttcttcagaggacaatctcctgaccagaaggtctttgcaccgctgtagacttgtgtccgccggaaacagagacacaacatacgctttaaaccgaggatcgagcacggtggccagaatgtattcctctgactttaaaagagtgatcaccctcggatcctggcaaagcgtacgaagggctacatccacaagagctaaatgcttggtgtaatctcaatggtttaccagctcctccctcactttctccagctgcttctgcaacagcctgatcaggggaatcacctgactcaagctggcagtgtcggaactgacttatcgtgtggcaagttcaaacgctggagaaccttgcacaacacggaaatcagtctccactgcacttgactcaggcgcatccccactccttttcctatgtcgtaggtggctgtgtaggcctgaatggccttttgctgctcctccatcctctgcagcaaatagagggtggagttccagcgcatcacaacctcttgtttgaggtgatggcaggacaggttcatggtttttttatgtgcctctagtctgcggtaggcactggctgaatgccgaaagtgtccagcaattttgcgcgccaccgcaagcatctcctgcacacccctgtcactcttgaggtaatgctgcaccaccaaattaatggtgtgggcaaaacatgggacgtgctggaaattgcccatatttaatgcccgcacaatgttactggcattgtctgacaccacaaatccccatgagagtctaagtggggtaagccactgggagataatttccctcagtttctctaatatgttgtcagcgttgtgcctcttattaaagcctgtaatacacaatgttgcctgcctttgcacgagcagccattttgtagatgctgctactgaggcagctgttgctgttgctgcggaaggggatgcatctacccagtgggctgtcacagtcatatagtccttcatttggccagaaccacttgtccacatgtccgtggttaagtggacagtgggtacaaccgcattttttagagcactgaggacacttgatcgtacttctctgtacatctttggtattgcctgcctagtgaagtggaatctcgacgggatttggtaccggggacacaatacctccatcaaccctctaaatcccactccactgatggcggacaccgggcgcacgtctaacaccaacattgcagttacagccgcagttatacgctttgcaatagggtgactactatcgtattttgtggtcatggcaaacgactgttggacggtcaattgttttgtgaaagacttagcggtcttacgacttcccctctgggatgaTGACcgagcaacagcagcagtggcagtagtaggcgtaccgctgcaggattcctcggatgaatcccgtattgaagaggactcagtcatgctgcaggactgaatctgatggagatcgtggaggaagttgacgaggagggtgttgctgggcagtatccaactggaccacgggatttaggtgtccctgtaccgatgagggtcctagccccagttcctgaactaaccactgaactatgaaggttattcaggtgacgtataagggaggatgtccctaggtgggcaagatccttacccctgcttatttgagctttacataagctacatatggccatacattggttgtccggatttggataaaaataactccagacc
The Mixophyes fleayi isolate aMixFle1 chromosome 1, aMixFle1.hap1, whole genome shotgun sequence DNA segment above includes these coding regions:
- the GCNT1 gene encoding beta-1,3-galactosyl-O-glycosyl-glycoprotein beta-1,6-N-acetylglucosaminyltransferase, yielding MLSRKLRHCRVNRVNLLLFMALTAVTLTLVKNHNKTLFYSSRNLELIGENPNVHVNCTKIIRGDVEEIQNAKLNLITVNYKSQLSRLTEKDYMNMTKDCYSFTKDRKYILYPLSKEESDFPIAYSIVIHHKIDMLERLLRSIYMPQNYYCIHVDKKSSESFLSAVKAIASCFENVFIASQLENVVYASWTRVQADLNCMKDLNHANARWKYLINLCGMDFPIKTNREMVQMLKALKGENSLETEKMPAHKETRWRKHYEISGSGIQKTDIDKMPPPFQIPVFSGSAYFVLSRALVNYVLTNDKIRTFLEWSKDTFSPDEFLWATLHRIPKVPGSVPANSKYDVSDMNSIARFVKWQYLEGDVSNGAPYPPCSGAHVRSVCVFGAGDLQFMLGKHHLFANKFDMDVDPIAIQCLEEHLRHKALYTERHG